Part of the Primulina huaijiensis isolate GDHJ02 chromosome 15, ASM1229523v2, whole genome shotgun sequence genome is shown below.
GCTGTATATAATTGTTGTTAACATAGTCGTTGCTCCCAATTTCCACTTGAGAAACAGTGCGCCAATTATATATAACTTAACTAACTAAATATATATCACACAACACACTTTTAGGTTGATAAATTGTGGATTTAAAATCCTTTCTTATTTAGCTCTTCCAAATACGTCAATTGATttgaaatcatatatatatccaTCAACTCAAACACAAAGAATGCGTTTCACATAACACGGATCTTGCATGTATTTAAAATCCACtacgattaaaattgaaattatttaaCTTGATATCGACTGAATTTAAAATCCATTATTTCAATTCTATCGTTCCAAAAACAATataaatttgttatgaattcgATTTTCAACCTTTTTTCGATAAGTTAATTTTCACATATTAAGACATATTtcattcccaaaaaaaaaaagaattcttctttgagtattttttttattagacgACCTCTTCGGTCTAATACTAATTAATGAAATAAgcagtataagaaaataaattaaaaattcactAGTTAGAAAACATGCGAGGAATCAAGGatcataaattacaaaaataaaaatgtttatattaaaCTTGCTTACATACATTCATTTCCTATAGTTATTTTCATACATCTTATGCAATCTCGTTACGTTATTTGCTAAAGATATGAATGGGAGATATAATTCTTTGAACATGATATatgataaatatatacatatttacacATTACTTTCAGATTATACTTaaattttaacactttatttaatttctaggTTAAATTTCCTATATTCAATTTGAGATTATTCAAACTTAAAAATTGATCACGGGGTATTAATTTTAGATTATCCTTGCAAAGATTAGAAGTAGTAGCATTATATTTAATCCTGTCAAACACAAATTCTcaaatcttattttaaaatttttatattaatctaatcgtaatttttttttggtgaacTACAATCCAATTTTATATTTCGAAAAATGTTCAGAATTTTcacttatttcagttttgtgtCATAAAATGCTCTAGATATAAATTTGCATTATGAAAGTCATgtctatatataatattttattgatcaaTCGAACCCGAAtgtaacaaaaaaatcaagaatacatagagattatatatttaaaaaaacttagAGATTAGGGGAAAGTTTTCTTTCTATTAATTAACATTGATTAGAGAGGAGCTGAACGGCCTAACATGTTTTGACTTTGGGAACAAATTTTTTGATGTGGtctgaaaattttgtttaaaataacaataataataatttatcaacataattgatttttttaaaacatattctGCAATATAACGATCACTATTTTAAGATATTACTAATGCTTTAAATCTTGAAATTTACTTATAACCACAAAATATTTAAAGTGCATGTTATCCTTGGCATcaatattaaatgattaaaattatattaattaactataacttaattttttttggctaaataattgtttaaataaattgcaTGGACCCACAGAGTCcgactatatatatttttctcataaatatatatcatgaatatataaatatagacaTGAAAATATCTAGGTTATTACTCATCTATTGATAGGGGTGAgcaaccgaaccgaattaacaataaccgaaccgaaccgaaatatttagtcaTAACCGAAcagaccgaattaattttcgactgaattaaccgattagttttttaaaaaaattttatgatttaactttaattatatatgaattaaaaacataaaaattaaaaattaaaatatatataaaaattgatagggttgattttaaaattaatggttgattagaattagaattagggttgatttaaaagtaaaaattaaaatatatataaaaattgataaaaaaaataaaaattaattaaataaaagtatttattatatcggttaacTCAGTTatccgatttcaaaattttgaaaaccgtaaccgaaccgaattaaccgaatttttttaaattgaaaaaccgaatttccaaaataacCGAATCGAATTTCTGAATTGGCTCGGTtcgttcggttaattcggtttaaccgaaatcttGCTCACCTCTATCTACTGATGGGTGGGTAGCTGAGGTAGTTGAATGTGTGAAGTTTGCGGCCAAACTCTCAAGTTTGAACCTCAAGCATATGTGCAGTTTtctgcttgtttacctgatgaGTTTAGTTTGCAGGCTATTCTGTATATACAAAGTTAACCCGATGCATACACCCTAAAGAGTTGTGACTGCGGATTctcatatcataaaaaaataattatcagTGATCACAAGGTTCTCAAatcttgaattaattaattagtatttagtGATATATTACACAGACATATTGTATTATGGATAATCTTCCTAAGAGATCTTTTCCTGAGATTACTCCGTGTTAGACCATTTAAAAAAAGGTTTTGGCTTTTCTTATTGCCATATATCCAATCTGATATATATCTAGTTTTGGAATTATAACAATGAAATTAAAgcttcaattttatttatttgttctaCTTTTTGTGAACTTTTATAGGAGATTATACTCGTCTGaatatgtcaatttttttttgcattgagtttatgcatgttttagCCTTTGATTTATAGTTTGAAGCTTGACCACTTTATAACTcaaaaataacaatttatttTGACAACGTACTATCGCTTACAATAATggttttggcaaaaacttgtgtgagacggtcttacggatcgtattttgtgaggccgatttcttatttgggtcatccatgaaaaaatattactttttatgttaagagtattacttttattgtgaatatcggtagggttgacccgtctcacagataaagattcgtgagaccgtctcacaagagacctactcatatgtGTCATGATAGGttttttttatactttttaGATAGGTTGtgatcttttaaaatatatttttttgatatttctATATATGCACAACGTATTTGAAGATAGAGTAAATGTTGAATGGAGTAAGTTTACGTTTGTCCCTAAATGGTTAAATTTCAGATTGTAAATGTACATATTGGATTAATTGGTTGATTTCTTCTGACATAATGGTAGTCTCATGATGCTAATTCAAAGTTCCAAAATTGATTCGGAAATGTAAACTTCATACAAATATATGAACTGCACATAGCTAAATTAATTCATGACTTTTGGATGTAGAATGAAAATATTATCCTTATGCTATCGTCTCATCAACCGGAATGAAATTTACGTTGTGGATTAGCTTAAAGACTGTTATACATATTATATTTGTTCTTTCCAAAAACGTTGGTAAAGCAGCATTaaccaccagctataacttttggtgaATGAAACAAACGTTACATATATATTGTTCTttctaaaagtttaaaatcaagAGATCccctaaaattatttgatttttattattattccaaACACGTAAAACCCATTACTTTTATTAAGTAGTAGTGTGTGTGTACATATATGTACACACACGTAATTTCTGAGATGTTggcttaaataatatttattgttGAGCAAGCTGATTGATGTCGAATGGAGATGCATCGGATGGTGAAATGGCGTTGTATGATCTGGCAGCTGTCGCCTGATTTATTACATCTGTGGGATGATAATTGTCATAGTAAATATATCGATCCTTGTTGCTACATGGAACCTGGTTTGGGACACACTGTCCTCCTGATGATACTACACAGCATGGTGCATTGAAAACCGTAATACCTGCATGAATCATCCATTCTACATAACTTAGTCTTCCGATATTGTAATATTATATTGCACATTACTGCACTTACCAAGAGCAAAAACATCAAGGCCGAGTGAAATGCTGGTAATGTTTATGAAGGTAAATTTTGCACCGGGTAGATTGGCATTGAGGTCATCCACCAGAGGCTTCAACCTGTCGTTGAATAGTTGCACGTAGTTGTTCACGTAATCGACGCATCCCGATGCATTAGCCCGAGTCGAAGCCAACAGCTGAGGAATGCAGCCGAGCTGCCCTAGGCCAAAAACTGCCACCTTTCTTGCCCCACTGTTGTACAAGGTCTGGCCGGtgacaaaattatatatttgtataaaaaacacaaaatatgttaATCGATATTTTCGTTTCTTGTTCTTATACAAcaatttgtttaaataaaagtaataGGAATCACCTCGAACTGTTGAGAGTATTGTTGAATTAAGCGTTTAGCAAACTGATCTGGTGTAAATAATTTACTTGAAGGGTAAATTTGTGGCTGTAAATAGTTGTTAATATAGTCATTGCTCCCCATATTCACCGCATACAAGCACTTGTTGAGGTACGCAGTGACTCGAGACGGCCCAAGCATTGGTGACAAACGGGTGATCGTAATTTGATGATTCGATAACTGTCTGTTCAAACTGATTACATCACcctatcaatatcaatataNTATGTTATGCTATTTACGATTTATGTCATTTATGTTATCTGATTTCAAGTTGAGTTTGTTACAATcctaaattttgataattttattcatttttccaCGTCACGCTCACATGTGTCATATcatataattaaacaaatttgttGAAGtgaaatttttgcaaaaattaaatgatatacgactaaaaatgaaatttatcaatattgaagatcaaaacaacaaacaaccaaacataaaataaaaattgcaatttcccaatttaaaatttataccattttttttcaaaaccatAACTTAAACaacatgtcaaaatatataagtTGTGCTTGAATAGAAGGATTCGaagttataaattttaaatccattgattttaaattcatttgttgcttacatgaatttataaattaatcattttgCTAATTCATGTAGATGCGATGATAGTTacgataaatttgaaatacaatcAAGATgaatgtcatttgaaatttatcattCAAATCTCtgctcaaatcaaatcattcttttcaaattaaattcTATCATCCAAGTAGGGGTGGGCAATCTGGTCCGGTAGTTCAGGTCCCGACCCAACCCCTATCGAGTGATTTTGTCAGGTAGATAAGGTATTTAGTTGAGTTCGGGTTAATAGGATCTTACCCAAACTCTATTAATTTTAATCGGGTTCGGGTAGAAAAACTCTACCCTAAGAACCTGATAGGGTGCCAACTACCGGATTTATTGATAATATAgtaaatgtaataaataaaaaaaatgcgtAAAAAATAGAAACTCGAACCCGACCCGATCTGGTACCTGACTAGTCAAGTAGTTATAATAATTGGGTCGATTTCGGGTAGAGAAAATAATACTCGAAAAAATTGAGTACCTGAAACCCGAACCCATGCCCACCCCGACGCACAACCTTAGAGAATCTATGGGGAATTCAAATACATGATAacaatcataaataattaatcactatttgaaaaaaataataataataaattatttatagtgcccatatatatattttaaatctaaTTACATACATACACACTATATTAATAGTAGAATTCATATAAGGCAATCCTATGTAGGGGGGAGGGGCATCGCTGAAAATAAATTCGATGAA
Proteins encoded:
- the LOC140960547 gene encoding GDSL esterase/lipase At1g29670-like → MAHIIIHAKWVMIFMLCVISMKSQVFVIHGQQAVPCLFFMGDSLSDNGNNNMRNTLAKANYLPYGIDYPGGPTGRFTNKKNVPDYLAQSLGFADSIPPFANATGSSILRGVNYASGGAGILDDSGRALGDVISLNRQLSNHQITITRLSPMLGPSRVTAYLNKCLYAVNMGSNDYINNYLQPQIYPSSKLFTPDQFAKRLIQQYSQQFETLYNSGARKVAVFGLGQLGCIPQLLASTRANASGCVDYVNNYVQLFNDRLKPLVDDLNANLPGAKFTFINITSISLGLDVFALGITVFNAPCCVVSSGGQCVPNQVPCSNKDRYIYYDNYHPTDVINQATAARSYNAISPSDASPFDINQLAQQ